A single window of Watersipora subatra chromosome 11, tzWatSuba1.1, whole genome shotgun sequence DNA harbors:
- the LOC137408438 gene encoding SET domain-containing protein 4-like isoform X2: protein MGRARRRRRRGPTDHSCGMVEEAHCIHAKIGRLARFCLSNGCSPIKHLRPYNFKDSGRGLQTLKDIEPGETLIALPKSLLITTSVALQLDELNQAVSRSELKPTPVELMCAFLLSEKRKLTRSGWYEYLDSLPETFTTLLCIHSEDVQLLDAGLAEKYQSMLSKYEEVKNIFARVIGDVSYTEFLWAWHVTNTRCVFMNQPTLSDVRTTPDDLDNFALAPFLDLLNHSPNAMAEYGYNSETGCFQIVTHEGYSKYDQVFIPYSSHSNRALLLEYGFCIPGNEDDCINFSFEEVSKILIPKRADISEKLSAAVLNCGYLCDSNGLSWSLFEAMHIISSSDNIDLTEQKCKELVVSAAADQRLTCLSKLTKQRATHENQRSADELFILDMLVVLYKNEVELLLNAMTMERDESDRDDSNLECVWDCFCSITTD from the exons ATGGGGCGGGCGCGTAGAAGGAGGCGACGTGGCCCAACTGATCATTCTTGTGGTATGGTTGAAGAGGCCCACTGTATTCATGCTAAAATTGGGCGGCTAGCTCGATTTTGTTTATCCAATGGCTGTTCACCCATTAAACATCTCCGTCCGTACAACTTCAAAG ATTCGGGGAGAGGTCTGCAGACACTTAAGGATATTGAGCCTGGTGAAACGCTTATTGCTCTTCCTAAGTCACTTCTGATCACAACAAGTGTTGCCCTTCAACTTGATGAACTAAATCAAGCTGTCAGTCG AAGTGAGCTAAAACCAACACCTGTGGAGCTGATGTGTGCCTTCCTGTTGTCCGAAAAAAGAAAATTGACTAGATCAGGCTGGTACGAGTACCTTGATTCGCTGCCAGAGACCTTCACAACGCTGCTTTGTATACACTCGGAGGATGTTCAACTTTTGGATGCTGGCCTAGCCGAGAAATACCAGTCCATGCTAAGCAAG TATGAAGAAGTGAAGAATATATTTGCGCGTGTCATCGGGGATGTATCCTATACTGAGTTCCTATGGGCTTGGCATGTTACGAATACTCGCTGCGTTTTCATGAACCAACCAACTTTGAGTGATGTAAGGACAACTCCAGATGATTTGGATAATTTTGCCTTGGCTCCTTTTCTGGATTTGCTCAACCACAGTCCAAATGCAATG GCAGAGTACGGATACAACAGTGAGACAGGATGCTTCCAGATTGTAACCCATGAAGGCTACAGCAAGTACGATCAGGTCTTCATACCCTATAGTAGCCATAGCAATCGTGCTCTCCTTCTAGAATATGGCTTCTGCATCCCTGGCAATGAGGATGATTGTATCAACTTTTCCTTTG AGGAGGTTAGCAAGATTCTCATCCCAAAAAGAGCTGATATCAGCGAAAAGCTGTCGGCAGCAGTTTTAAACTG TGGCTATTTATGCGATAGCAACGGTTTGTCTTGGAGTCTGTTCGAAGCAATGCATATCATCTCCAGCAGTGACAACATTGACCTAACAGAGCAGAAGTGCAAAGAGCTTGTTGTGTCAGCTGCTGCCGATCAGAGGCTCACCTGCCTCAGCAAACTAACAAAGCAGCGTGCTACACATGAA AATCAGAGAAGTGCAGACGAGCTGTTTATATTGGACATGTTGGTCGTCCTCTATAAGAATGAGGTCGAGCTATTGCTCAATGCTATGACGATGGAAAGGGATGAATCAGATAGGGACGACTCTAATTTGGAATGCGTCTGGGATTGTTTTTGCAGCATCACTACTGATTAA
- the LOC137408438 gene encoding SET domain-containing protein 4-like isoform X1: MGRARRRRRRGPTDHSCGMVEEAHCIHAKIGRLARFCLSNGCSPIKHLRPYNFKDSGRGLQTLKDIEPGETLIALPKSLLITTSVALQLDELNQAVSRSELKPTPVELMCAFLLSEKRKLTRSGWYEYLDSLPETFTTLLCIHSEDVQLLDAGLAEKYQSMLSKVKRQYEEVKNIFARVIGDVSYTEFLWAWHVTNTRCVFMNQPTLSDVRTTPDDLDNFALAPFLDLLNHSPNAMAEYGYNSETGCFQIVTHEGYSKYDQVFIPYSSHSNRALLLEYGFCIPGNEDDCINFSFEEVSKILIPKRADISEKLSAAVLNCGYLCDSNGLSWSLFEAMHIISSSDNIDLTEQKCKELVVSAAADQRLTCLSKLTKQRATHENQRSADELFILDMLVVLYKNEVELLLNAMTMERDESDRDDSNLECVWDCFCSITTD, translated from the exons ATGGGGCGGGCGCGTAGAAGGAGGCGACGTGGCCCAACTGATCATTCTTGTGGTATGGTTGAAGAGGCCCACTGTATTCATGCTAAAATTGGGCGGCTAGCTCGATTTTGTTTATCCAATGGCTGTTCACCCATTAAACATCTCCGTCCGTACAACTTCAAAG ATTCGGGGAGAGGTCTGCAGACACTTAAGGATATTGAGCCTGGTGAAACGCTTATTGCTCTTCCTAAGTCACTTCTGATCACAACAAGTGTTGCCCTTCAACTTGATGAACTAAATCAAGCTGTCAGTCG AAGTGAGCTAAAACCAACACCTGTGGAGCTGATGTGTGCCTTCCTGTTGTCCGAAAAAAGAAAATTGACTAGATCAGGCTGGTACGAGTACCTTGATTCGCTGCCAGAGACCTTCACAACGCTGCTTTGTATACACTCGGAGGATGTTCAACTTTTGGATGCTGGCCTAGCCGAGAAATACCAGTCCATGCTAAGCAAGGTGAAGAG ACAGTATGAAGAAGTGAAGAATATATTTGCGCGTGTCATCGGGGATGTATCCTATACTGAGTTCCTATGGGCTTGGCATGTTACGAATACTCGCTGCGTTTTCATGAACCAACCAACTTTGAGTGATGTAAGGACAACTCCAGATGATTTGGATAATTTTGCCTTGGCTCCTTTTCTGGATTTGCTCAACCACAGTCCAAATGCAATG GCAGAGTACGGATACAACAGTGAGACAGGATGCTTCCAGATTGTAACCCATGAAGGCTACAGCAAGTACGATCAGGTCTTCATACCCTATAGTAGCCATAGCAATCGTGCTCTCCTTCTAGAATATGGCTTCTGCATCCCTGGCAATGAGGATGATTGTATCAACTTTTCCTTTG AGGAGGTTAGCAAGATTCTCATCCCAAAAAGAGCTGATATCAGCGAAAAGCTGTCGGCAGCAGTTTTAAACTG TGGCTATTTATGCGATAGCAACGGTTTGTCTTGGAGTCTGTTCGAAGCAATGCATATCATCTCCAGCAGTGACAACATTGACCTAACAGAGCAGAAGTGCAAAGAGCTTGTTGTGTCAGCTGCTGCCGATCAGAGGCTCACCTGCCTCAGCAAACTAACAAAGCAGCGTGCTACACATGAA AATCAGAGAAGTGCAGACGAGCTGTTTATATTGGACATGTTGGTCGTCCTCTATAAGAATGAGGTCGAGCTATTGCTCAATGCTATGACGATGGAAAGGGATGAATCAGATAGGGACGACTCTAATTTGGAATGCGTCTGGGATTGTTTTTGCAGCATCACTACTGATTAA